The Deinococcus arcticus DNA segment CCAGGCTGCTGCCGCCGGCCGCCACCGCGCGGCCCATCACCTCGCGCACGGCGTGGAACAGGCGCCCGGCTTCCTCGCGGGTCAGGCGGGTCTGGGCGGGATGCAGCTGCGCGGCCCACAGGCTTTCATCGGCGTAGATGTTGCCCACGCCGCTCACGGGTTTCTGGGACAGCAGCCAGGGTTTCACCGGGCCACAGGTCGCCGCCAGCCGGGCAAAGTCCTCTTCCCGGAAGTCGTCCGAGAGCGGTTCGGGGCCCATGGCCAGCAGGGTGGGGTGCCCGGCGTACTGCCCGGCCGGCACCACCGCCATCTTGCCGAAGCGGCGCGGATCGTCGAAATACAGCTCGCCGCTGTCGGTGCGCAGGGTCACGCGGGTGTGCGGCCCCCGTTCCAGGCGAAAGCCCCCGGTCATCCCCAGATGCACCAGCAGTTCGAGGTCGTGGGCGTCGTCGTGGGCGGCACTCTGCTCGACCAGATGCAGCAGCAGGTACTTGCCCCGGCGGCTGAGGCCCGCAATGCGGCGCCCGCTGGCCCGGTGGGTATCGCGGTAGCGGTGCGGGGCGTCATGCAGCACCTCCAGAATCGTGCGGCCCGACAGCAGCGGCTCGATCTTGCGGCGGGTGGTTTCCACTTCCGGCAGTTCCGGCATGGGGGCAGCATAGCCCTGCCGGTGGGCGCACAACTGCGGCGCAGGGGACGGTCAGGGGCCGCAGACGGTCAGGGCGCAGACGATCAGGGAAAGTACACCTGGCTGACCTTCAGCACCCGTGTGCCGTCCAGGCGCAGGCGCACCACCTCGCCGGCAAAGGGCCAGCAGGCGCCGGGCTGACCCTTCCACGACGCCACAAAGCGCGTCAGCGATACCGGCTTGGGGACAATGTTGGCGGTGTCCACCCCGGGCTTCTCGGCGCAGGACAGCTCGAAGACGGTGCGGGCATCGGTCTTCAGGGTGCGCAGCTGCGGGTTCACGTTGCGGGTCAGCAGGCCGCTGGGCGGCAGGGCGGCCTGAAAGGCGCGGGTATCCGGGTAGTACCCCAGCCTCACGGCGCGGGCGGCGTCCTCTGGGGCACCGGAGAACACCTCGATGTAGTCCAGGGTCATGGTCATCAGGCCCCCCTGCACCTTCGCGGCCTTGAGCAGGGCATACTGCGTGACTGGCGCGGCCAGGGCAGACGGCGCCAGGACGGCCAGGGCGAGGGCCAGCAGATGGTTCATGCCCCGAGCGTACCCTGCACCCCGGACAGCCCGCTATCCTCCGGCTGTGCCCACCCTTTTGCTGACGGGCTTTGAGCCCTTTCACACCCACCCGGACAACCCCAGTGCCCGCGCGGCGCGTGAGCTGCATGGCCTTCAGGTGGGCAGCTATCGCATTGAATCGGCGCTGTTGCCGGTCGAGCCACACGCGGCCGGCGCGCAGGTGGCCGGCCTGCTGGACCGCGTGCGCCCCCAGGCCGTGCTGCTGACCGGGCTGGCGGCCGGGCGGCCCCAGGTGACCCTGGAACGGGTGGCGGTGAACGTCATGGATTTCGCCATTCCCGACAACGCCGGGCACACCTACCGTGACCAGCCGGCCGGGCCCGCCGGGGCGCCCGCCGCCTATCTGAGCACATGGCCGCTGCGCGCCACCCTGGCCGCGTGGCGCGCAGCCGGCATTCCGGGCCACATCTCCAACACGGCGGGCCTGTACGTGTGCAACTTTGTGCTGTACCGCGCGCTGCACCATCTGGCGACAGGCGGGCGCGGAGGGATTCCGTGCGCGTTTGTGCATGTGCCGGCCAACCCGGCCGTGGCCCTGGCGTGGCCGGAGGACCGCCCGCCCCTGCCCTACCTGCCCGACGCCGAGATTGTGCGGGCTGTGCGGGTGGCGGCCGAAGCCCTTGCCCTGGGTGAGGGGACCTGAGCCCCCTCAGGGAAACGGCGCGCGGCCCGGCACCCAGGCGCCCTGTTCGCCGCCGGTCCAGTGCCACTCGCCCCCCGGGGGGCGGGCGGCCAGCGCCGCTTCCACGGCGGCCAGGGGCACGCGGCGGGCAAAACGGGTGCGGGCGTGCCACGCCCCCAGCGCGGCGCCAGGCTGGGCCGGACGCAGGCCCCGCAGCGCCGCCCAGGCGCGGTTGACTGCCAGATCGAACAGCGCGGGCGGCGCTGCGCCGGCCGGGGCCACGCCGTCCGGACTGGGGTCGGTCAGAAAGGGGCGATCTGGGGGCATCTCAGACCACGAGGGGGCGGCGGGCCAGGGCGGCGATCTGCCCGGCGTGCCACACCGTGTGGCGGGCCAGGGCCATGAGGGCGTCCTGCACGGTGGGGCCAGCGGGCACCAGCGCGCGCAGAAGAAGTTCGGGGGGCAGGGCGCGGGCGGCAGCCACCTCCCAGGCCATCAGGCGCGTGAGGCCCGCGTCTTCCGGGGGGACCGGGCCACCCACGGCGGCCACACGCGCCCAGCCGTCGTATTTCACGGCGCGCAGGTGGGCGCTCAGCGCAGCCACCCGGGGATGCGGCTGGCCGTCCACCCGCACCAGCGCCGCGCGCACGCTGTGGGTGGGGGCGTGGTTGGCGGCGTCCAGCAGGGTGGCCAGCAGGTCCGGGGTCATGGGCGGGCCTCAGGCGAGGCGAAAGGCGTCGCCGTCGCGCACCAGTCGCCCCAGGTCCAGCATGCGCGCGGTCACGGCCTGGGCCTGGGCCTCGTTCAGGGGGCTGCCGGCGCGCAGGTCGTCCAGGGTAAAACGCCCGCCCCGGCGGTGGGCCAGCCGGTACACCATGCGCTCCTGCACGTCCAGGCGCGGGGTGGCGCTGAGGCGGCGGCCAAAGCTGCGCCACACCAGGACCCCCACGACCAGCCCGATGAGCAGCGCCAGGGGAATCAGGCTCTCGGCCAGGGCCGGGTCACCCACCTGCCGCCCCAGGGCCTGCAACTGGCGCTGGGCCTCTTCGGTCTGTGCCTGGGTGCCGCTCTCGCGCAGGCGCCGCAGAGCCCCGCGCGCCCGCAGGTAGGCGAACACGCCCCCCAGGTCGCCGCGCACAAAGACGGCGCCGTAGGCGATCAGGGCGGCCGAGCACCCGGCAATGAAGGTCAGGGCAAGTCGCTGCACGTTCACGGCTCCATGCTACGGGAGGCGCGGCCCACCCAACAGGGCCCGGCGCCCTTTCGGCAGTGGTGGGCCTACAAGCGGGAGGCCCGGCGCAAAGTCAGGGGTGAACACCCTGAAGAGTGCCCAGGCCCTACCGGCGCCCCTGGCCCAGGCGACGCACCCGGCGCACGGCTGCGCGCAACTCGGCCAGGGGGCCTGCGGGGTCGCCCGGGGCGTAGCGCGCGGCGTGGTAGGCCCGCAACACGGCCTGCAGGGCGGGCGCCTGTTCGGGGGCCAGGGCACTTAAGCGGGCCACGTAGGCGGCGGCCGTCTCGCCCGGCGCCCGGGGCAGGCCGGCGCGGCCGGTCAGGTCGTGCAGCAGGCGGGCGGCCGGGTCCGCCGGCGCGGCGCGGCGGCGCAGCAGGGCCAGGGCCGGCAGCAGGGTCAGGGCCACCACCACCGGCAGCAGCAGCAGGTAGGCAGGCTGGCCCACCCCCCCCAGGCCGGCGCGGGCCAGCAGGCCAGCCTGCCGCTCGCCGTCGTAGTCCACCACGAGTTCGTTCCAGCGGTTCTGCAGGGCGTCCAGGCGCAGCCGCAGCCGCGACAGGGCGCTGGGGGCCAGCGGCGTGGTGGCGTCCGGGCGGGTCAGGGCTGTCTGCAGCCCGGCCTGCACCCGCGCCGGGGCAATGGCCGCCGTGGGGTCCACGCGCACCCAGCCCTGAGCGGGCAGCCACACCTCGGTCCAGGCGTGGGCGTCGCGCTGGCGCACGATCAGGTAGTCGCCCTGGGGGTTCAGTTCGCCGCCCTGGTAGCCGCCCACCACGCGGGCACTCAGGCCAGCGGCGCGCATGAGAAAGGCAAAGGCGCTGGCGTAGTGCTCGCAAAAGCCGGTGCGGGCACTGAACAAAAAGGCGTCTATGCGGTCCTGGGCGGGCAGTGTGGGCGGCGAGAGGGTATAGGTAAAGCCCCCCTCACGCAGGTACTTCAGGCCTGCCTGCACCCGCGCCCCGGGGGCCAGCCCCTGCCAGGAGCGGCCCAGCGCCGCCGCGCGCGGGCTCTGGGCCTGGGGCAGAAAGAGGTTGAAGTTCAGCCGCTCGGCGTCTTCCTGGCGGCCCAGACGGGCCGGTCGGCTTTCCAGGTCCAGGCGCCGCCGGGCGGTGACCGGGCGAAAAGTTACGGCCTGAAAGGCAGTGGATAAAAAGGCCCCGTCCGGCACGCGGGTGGGCACATCCAGCGCCAGCA contains these protein-coding regions:
- a CDS encoding DNA-formamidopyrimidine glycosylase; this encodes MPELPEVETTRRKIEPLLSGRTILEVLHDAPHRYRDTHRASGRRIAGLSRRGKYLLLHLVEQSAAHDDAHDLELLVHLGMTGGFRLERGPHTRVTLRTDSGELYFDDPRRFGKMAVVPAGQYAGHPTLLAMGPEPLSDDFREEDFARLAATCGPVKPWLLSQKPVSGVGNIYADESLWAAQLHPAQTRLTREEAGRLFHAVREVMGRAVAAGGSSLGDGAGNYRQHDGEPGEFQRQHHAYGRGGQPCDRCGASIEKIVLGGRGTHFCPVCQPLRPRPEKL
- a CDS encoding pyroglutamyl-peptidase I, whose product is MPTLLLTGFEPFHTHPDNPSARAARELHGLQVGSYRIESALLPVEPHAAGAQVAGLLDRVRPQAVLLTGLAAGRPQVTLERVAVNVMDFAIPDNAGHTYRDQPAGPAGAPAAYLSTWPLRATLAAWRAAGIPGHISNTAGLYVCNFVLYRALHHLATGGRGGIPCAFVHVPANPAVALAWPEDRPPLPYLPDAEIVRAVRVAAEALALGEGT